In a genomic window of Streptomyces katrae:
- the efeU gene encoding iron uptake transporter permease EfeU: MFGNYLIGLREGLEASLVVCILVAYLVKTGNRAALRPVWLGIGIACSLSLAFGALLTFGTQELTFEAQELLGGSLSVISVGLVTWMVFWMKKTARHLKSELQGKLDAALAMGTGALVATAFLAVGREGLETALFVWASVRASGEGSSAPLVGVLLGIATAIVLGWLFYRGALKINLSKFFTWTGGMLVVVAAGVLAYGVHDLQEAGFIGGLQDKAFDISSVIPQDSWYGVLLKGVFNFQPDPTVAQLVVWLLYLAAVLTVFLLPARVRGAAEAPAAAPVK; encoded by the coding sequence GTGTTCGGCAACTATCTGATCGGCCTGCGCGAGGGCCTCGAAGCCAGCCTGGTCGTCTGCATCCTCGTCGCCTACCTGGTCAAGACCGGGAACCGCGCCGCGCTGCGGCCGGTGTGGCTCGGCATCGGGATCGCCTGCTCGCTCTCGCTCGCGTTCGGCGCGCTGCTCACCTTCGGCACGCAGGAGCTGACCTTCGAGGCGCAGGAGCTGCTCGGCGGCAGCCTGTCGGTCATCTCGGTCGGCCTGGTGACGTGGATGGTCTTCTGGATGAAGAAGACCGCCCGGCACCTGAAGAGCGAGCTCCAGGGCAAGCTCGACGCGGCGCTCGCGATGGGCACCGGCGCGCTGGTCGCGACCGCGTTCCTGGCGGTGGGCCGCGAGGGCCTGGAGACGGCGCTGTTCGTGTGGGCCTCGGTCCGGGCCAGCGGGGAGGGCTCCTCCGCGCCGCTGGTCGGGGTGCTGCTGGGCATCGCGACGGCCATCGTGCTGGGCTGGCTGTTCTACCGGGGCGCGCTGAAGATCAACTTGTCGAAGTTCTTCACGTGGACCGGCGGGATGCTGGTCGTCGTCGCGGCGGGCGTCCTGGCGTACGGGGTGCACGACCTCCAGGAGGCCGGGTTCATCGGCGGCCTGCAGGACAAGGCGTTCGACATCAGCTCGGTGATCCCGCAGGACAGCTGGTACGGGGTCCTGCTGAAGGGCGTCTTCAACTTCCAGCCGGACCCGACGGTGGCGCAGCTGGTGGTGTGGCTGCTGTACCTCGCGGCGGTCCTGACCGTGTTCCTGCTCCCGGCGCGCGTGCGCGGCGCGGCCGAGGCCCCGGCCGCGGCCCCGGTGAAGTAG
- a CDS encoding SDR family oxidoreductase produces MSARGNKIAVVTGAGSGIGRSVALALTGAGWSVAVAGRRTGPLEETAAAAGEGADVLPVRADVSDPGDVTALFETVRTRYGRLDLLFNNAGTFGPAGVPLEDIAYEDWRQVVDVNLTGSFLCAQGAFRVMKEQDPQGGRIINNGSISAHVPRPHSIAYTATKHAMTGLTKSLSLDGRPYRIACGQIDIGNAATDMTARMQTGILQANGQLAVEPVMDAADVARTVLHMAELPLEANVQFATVMATAMPYIGRG; encoded by the coding sequence ATGAGCGCACGTGGGAACAAGATCGCTGTAGTGACCGGCGCCGGCTCCGGGATCGGCCGCTCCGTGGCCCTCGCCCTGACCGGGGCCGGCTGGTCGGTGGCCGTGGCCGGGCGCCGGACCGGACCCCTGGAGGAGACCGCGGCGGCGGCCGGGGAGGGCGCTGACGTCCTGCCCGTCCGGGCGGACGTGAGCGACCCGGGGGACGTGACCGCCCTCTTCGAGACCGTCCGGACCCGCTACGGGCGCCTCGACCTCCTCTTCAACAACGCCGGCACCTTCGGCCCGGCGGGGGTCCCGCTGGAGGACATCGCCTACGAGGACTGGCGCCAGGTCGTCGACGTCAACCTCACGGGGTCCTTCCTCTGCGCACAGGGGGCCTTCCGGGTGATGAAGGAACAGGACCCCCAGGGCGGCCGCATCATCAACAACGGCTCCATCTCGGCGCACGTCCCGCGCCCGCACTCGATCGCCTACACGGCCACCAAGCACGCCATGACGGGCCTGACGAAGTCGCTGTCGCTCGACGGGCGGCCCTACCGGATCGCCTGCGGGCAGATCGACATCGGCAACGCGGCGACGGACATGACGGCGCGCATGCAGACCGGGATCCTCCAGGCGAACGGACAGCTGGCGGTCGAGCCGGTGATGGACGCCGCCGACGTCGCCCGGACGGTGCTGCACATGGCGGAGCTCCCGCTGGAGGCGAACGTCCAGTTCGCGACGGTGATGGCCACGGCCATGCCGTACATCGGCCGCGGCTAG
- a CDS encoding Bcr/CflA family multidrug efflux MFS transporter — MSERGPSAAPSHEPSRSPSTSPSAPAPGPLTAARRTGLLVTFILGGLTALPPLSMDMYLPALPEVTAALGSPAATVQLTLTSCLAGMALGQLVIGPMSDKWGRRRPLLAGMAVYVLATAICALAPSAELLIGFRLLQGLAGAAAIVIARAVVRDLYDGVEMARFFSTLMLISGTAPIVAPLIGGQVLRFADWRGVFVVLTAVGLALTLVVWRGLGETLPPERRQTGGVGAALRTMRGLLSDRVFAGYTLAGGFAFAVLFSYISASPFVVQEIYGASPQAFSLLFGLNSVGLIVVGQINGKLLVGRVSLDKVLAAGIAVLTTASVALLLMSTGVFGKAGLFPVAAALFVLMSTMGLVLPNTNAQALMRTPHAAGSASALLGTSSFLVGAVASPLVGIAGERTAVPMALVQLSCSLLAAGCFLALCRPWRDREAMAAPADPAGPAAP; from the coding sequence ATGTCGGAGAGAGGCCCCTCCGCGGCCCCCTCGCACGAGCCGTCCCGCTCACCCTCCACCTCCCCCTCGGCCCCCGCCCCCGGCCCCCTGACCGCCGCACGCCGCACCGGCCTGCTGGTCACCTTCATCCTGGGCGGACTGACCGCCCTGCCGCCGCTGTCCATGGACATGTACCTCCCGGCCCTGCCGGAGGTCACCGCCGCCCTGGGCAGCCCGGCCGCGACCGTCCAGCTCACGCTGACCTCCTGCCTCGCCGGCATGGCGCTCGGCCAGCTGGTCATCGGGCCCATGAGCGACAAATGGGGGCGGCGCCGCCCGCTGCTGGCCGGCATGGCCGTCTACGTCCTCGCCACCGCGATATGCGCCCTCGCCCCCTCCGCCGAACTGCTGATCGGCTTCCGGCTGCTCCAGGGCCTGGCCGGCGCGGCCGCCATCGTCATCGCACGGGCCGTCGTCCGCGACCTGTACGACGGGGTCGAGATGGCCCGCTTCTTCTCCACCCTGATGCTCATATCCGGCACCGCCCCGATCGTCGCCCCGCTGATCGGCGGCCAGGTGCTCCGCTTCGCGGACTGGCGCGGGGTGTTCGTCGTCCTCACCGCCGTCGGCCTCGCGCTGACCCTGGTGGTCTGGCGCGGCCTCGGCGAGACCCTGCCGCCCGAACGGCGCCAGACCGGCGGCGTGGGCGCCGCCCTGCGGACCATGCGGGGGCTGCTCTCCGACCGGGTCTTCGCCGGTTACACCCTGGCCGGCGGCTTCGCCTTCGCGGTGCTCTTCTCGTACATCTCCGCCTCGCCCTTCGTCGTGCAGGAGATCTACGGCGCCTCCCCGCAGGCCTTCAGCCTGCTGTTCGGCCTCAACTCCGTCGGCCTGATCGTCGTCGGCCAGATCAACGGCAAGCTGCTGGTCGGCCGGGTCAGCCTGGACAAGGTCCTCGCGGCCGGCATCGCCGTGCTCACCACCGCCTCGGTGGCCCTGCTGCTGATGTCCACCGGCGTGTTCGGGAAGGCCGGCCTGTTCCCCGTCGCCGCCGCGCTGTTCGTGCTGATGTCGACGATGGGCCTGGTCCTGCCCAACACCAACGCACAGGCCCTGATGCGCACCCCGCACGCCGCCGGATCGGCGTCCGCGCTCCTGGGCACCTCCTCCTTCCTCGTCGGGGCGGTGGCCTCCCCGCTGGTCGGGATCGCGGGCGAGCGGACGGCCGTGCCGATGGCCCTGGTCCAGCTGAGCTGCTCCCTGCTGGCGGCGGGCTGCTTCCTCGCCCTGTGCCGGCCCTGGCGGGACCGGGAGGCCATGGCCGCACCGGCAGACCCGGCCGGCCCGGCCGCGCCGTAA
- a CDS encoding small ribosomal subunit Rsm22 family protein has protein sequence MNATAPTTAETLRSALGGLLDGLPPKQAAAAVERLIANYRGATPTDAPVLRDRSDVAAYAAYRMPATFEAVRSALYGLADAAPQWAPGSHVDVGGGTGAATWAVDAVWDGPRTTTVLDWAEPALALGKELAGRSASAALRSADWRRAVIGAGIALPDADLVTVSYVLGELTQESRRAVVAEAARAGQAVVLIEPGTPEGYLRIREARDQLIASGLKVAAPCPHDGTCPIEVGQDWCHFSARVSRSSLHRKVKGGSLPYEDEKFAYVAATRFPTTPVPSRITRRPQIRKGLVLLDLCGPEETGLGRATVTKRHGDLYKAARDAEWGDQWPPAGSPDAPDAPAV, from the coding sequence GTGAACGCCACCGCCCCCACCACCGCCGAAACCCTCCGCAGCGCGCTGGGCGGGCTGCTCGACGGACTCCCGCCGAAGCAGGCCGCGGCCGCCGTCGAACGGCTCATCGCCAACTACCGGGGCGCCACCCCGACCGACGCCCCCGTGCTGCGCGACCGCTCCGACGTGGCCGCCTACGCGGCGTACCGGATGCCGGCCACCTTCGAGGCCGTGCGCTCCGCGCTGTACGGGCTGGCGGACGCCGCGCCGCAGTGGGCGCCGGGCTCGCACGTGGACGTGGGCGGGGGCACGGGGGCCGCGACCTGGGCGGTGGACGCCGTCTGGGACGGGCCCCGCACGACCACCGTGCTGGACTGGGCCGAACCGGCCCTGGCCCTCGGCAAGGAGCTGGCCGGGCGCTCGGCCTCCGCCGCCCTCCGCTCGGCGGACTGGCGCCGGGCCGTCATCGGCGCCGGGATCGCCCTCCCCGACGCGGACCTGGTCACCGTCTCCTACGTGCTGGGCGAGCTGACGCAGGAGTCCCGCCGGGCGGTCGTCGCCGAGGCGGCGCGCGCCGGACAGGCCGTCGTCCTGATCGAGCCGGGCACGCCGGAGGGGTACCTGCGCATCCGCGAGGCCCGTGACCAGCTGATCGCCTCCGGGCTGAAGGTGGCCGCGCCCTGCCCGCACGACGGGACCTGCCCGATCGAGGTGGGCCAGGACTGGTGCCACTTCTCGGCGCGGGTCAGCCGCTCCTCCCTGCACCGCAAGGTCAAGGGCGGCTCCCTCCCGTACGAGGACGAGAAGTTCGCCTACGTCGCCGCGACCCGCTTCCCCACCACCCCCGTCCCCTCCCGGATCACGCGGAGGCCGCAGATCCGGAAGGGGCTCGTCCTGCTGGACCTGTGCGGTCCCGAGGAGACCGGGCTGGGGCGCGCCACCGTCACCAAGCGCCACGGCGACCTCTACAAGGCGGCCCGGGACGCCGAGTGGGGCGACCAGTGGCCCCCCGCCGGCTCCCCGGACGCCCCGGACGCCCCGGCCGTCTGA
- the ddaH gene encoding dimethylargininase: MRRDATPRRYLMCAPAHFKVTYSINPWMDPTKPVDLPLALAQWEDLRDRYLSLGHTVETLQPDPGLPDMVFAANGALVIDGRVLGARFAYPERTAEAEIHLDWFRANGFTDIHEPSHVNEGEGDFAVTAGYILAGRGFRSSPLSHDEAQEFFGRPVIGLDLVDPRYYHLDTALCVLDGDEIMYHPPAFSPGSQAVLRRLFPDALLVDAPDAAAFGLNSVSDGRHVLLPQGATGLLAPLRARGFEPIPMDLGELLKGGGSVKCCTQELRP; this comes from the coding sequence TTGCGCAGAGACGCCACACCCCGGCGCTACCTGATGTGCGCACCCGCACACTTCAAGGTCACGTACTCCATCAACCCGTGGATGGACCCCACGAAACCGGTGGACCTGCCCCTCGCCCTCGCCCAGTGGGAGGACCTCAGGGACCGGTACCTCTCCCTCGGGCACACCGTCGAGACCCTTCAGCCGGACCCGGGCCTGCCCGACATGGTCTTCGCCGCGAACGGCGCCCTCGTCATCGACGGCCGGGTCCTCGGCGCCCGCTTCGCCTACCCGGAACGCACCGCCGAGGCGGAGATCCACCTCGACTGGTTCCGGGCGAACGGCTTCACCGACATCCACGAGCCCTCGCACGTCAACGAGGGCGAGGGGGACTTCGCCGTCACCGCCGGCTACATCCTGGCGGGCCGCGGCTTCCGTTCCAGCCCGCTCTCGCACGACGAGGCGCAGGAGTTCTTCGGCCGCCCCGTCATCGGCCTCGACCTGGTGGACCCGCGCTACTACCACCTGGACACGGCGCTGTGCGTGCTCGACGGCGACGAGATCATGTACCACCCGCCTGCCTTCTCGCCCGGCAGCCAGGCCGTGCTGCGCCGGCTGTTCCCGGACGCCCTGCTCGTGGACGCCCCGGACGCGGCGGCCTTCGGCCTGAACTCGGTCTCGGACGGCCGGCACGTGCTGCTCCCGCAGGGCGCGACCGGCCTGCTGGCGCCGCTGCGGGCGCGCGGGTTCGAGCCGATCCCGATGGACCTGGGCGAGCTGCTGAAGGGCGGCGGCAGCGTGAAGTGCTGCACCCAGGAGCTGCGTCCTTAG
- a CDS encoding TetR/AcrR family transcriptional regulator, whose amino-acid sequence MSKPPDSSRRSERSRRAILESALALVGEVGYNKLTIEAIAARAGVGKQTIYRWWPSKADVLLDASLALAGESGTDSGWSGFPDTGDLAADLKTVLRATADEFSDPRYDAPARALTAAGATDPELGARFTEQLLEPQLALYEARLRSAQKAGQLAADVDVRLVVELLVGPVTYRWLMRTAPLSHAYTDALVDSVLGGVGGAAGDGVGGGAGGGVA is encoded by the coding sequence ATGAGCAAGCCTCCGGACTCCAGCCGCCGCAGCGAGCGCTCCCGGCGCGCCATCCTCGAATCCGCCCTCGCCCTCGTCGGCGAGGTCGGCTACAACAAGCTGACCATCGAGGCCATCGCGGCCCGCGCGGGCGTCGGCAAGCAGACCATCTACCGCTGGTGGCCCTCGAAGGCGGACGTCCTGCTGGACGCCTCGCTGGCCCTGGCCGGTGAGAGCGGGACCGATTCCGGCTGGTCGGGATTCCCCGATACGGGTGACCTGGCGGCCGATCTGAAGACCGTCCTGCGGGCCACCGCGGACGAGTTCTCCGACCCCCGCTACGACGCCCCCGCACGCGCCCTGACGGCGGCCGGGGCGACCGACCCCGAGCTGGGGGCCCGTTTCACCGAGCAGCTGCTGGAGCCCCAGCTCGCCCTCTACGAGGCGCGGTTGCGGTCGGCGCAGAAGGCCGGGCAGCTCGCGGCGGACGTCGACGTCCGGCTCGTGGTGGAGCTGCTGGTGGGTCCCGTGACCTACCGGTGGCTGATGCGGACGGCGCCGCTGAGCCATGCGTACACGGACGCGCTGGTGGACTCCGTGCTGGGCGGCGTGGGCGGCGCTGCCGGTGACGGCGTGGGCGGCGGCGCGGGGGGCGGCGTGGCGTAA
- a CDS encoding bifunctional DNA primase/polymerase, with protein MGSESGRVKRGEQSRISQWLRRRSKPAPEDPGREREALLVAVAAAGLPVAPAAHPVGYRCSCDRIGCPTPARHPVSFAWQTQSTTDRAQIERWARNQPQANFITATGMVHDVLDVPLEAGRSALDRLLAAGIEVGPVAESGGTGDQARMLFFTATRGTPEDEDEWWPCELDCHPETMDEHPGLRWHCRGSYVLLPPAALPGEFAVTWVRDVRHALPDPLTLLETLTDACAQYAGTADQSPSAVAWPLGR; from the coding sequence ATGGGGTCTGAGTCCGGCCGCGTCAAACGCGGCGAGCAGAGCAGGATTTCCCAGTGGCTGCGCCGCCGCTCGAAACCCGCTCCAGAGGACCCCGGCAGGGAACGCGAAGCGCTCCTCGTGGCCGTCGCCGCCGCCGGACTCCCGGTCGCCCCCGCCGCCCATCCCGTCGGCTACCGCTGTTCGTGCGACCGCATCGGCTGTCCCACCCCGGCCCGGCACCCGGTCTCGTTCGCCTGGCAGACCCAGTCGACCACCGACCGCGCCCAGATCGAACGCTGGGCCCGCAACCAGCCCCAGGCCAACTTCATCACCGCCACCGGCATGGTCCACGACGTCCTGGACGTGCCCCTGGAGGCCGGCCGCAGCGCCCTGGACCGCCTGCTCGCCGCCGGCATCGAGGTGGGCCCGGTCGCCGAGTCGGGCGGCACGGGCGACCAGGCGCGGATGCTCTTCTTCACGGCGACCCGCGGTACGCCCGAGGACGAGGACGAGTGGTGGCCCTGCGAACTGGACTGCCACCCCGAGACGATGGACGAACACCCGGGGCTGCGGTGGCACTGCCGCGGCAGCTACGTCCTGCTCCCGCCGGCGGCGCTGCCGGGTGAGTTCGCGGTGACGTGGGTGCGGGACGTCCGCCACGCCCTGCCGGACCCGCTGACCCTCCTGGAGACCCTGACGGACGCGTGCGCGCAGTATGCGGGCACGGCGGACCAGAGCCCTTCGGCGGTCGCCTGGCCCCTGGGCCGCTAG
- the yaaA gene encoding peroxide stress protein YaaA yields the protein MLVLLPPSEGKAAGGSGAPLDAASLLLPGLAGARAAVLEELVELCAGDELKAREVLGLSVGLRGEVAKNAGLRSAAALPAGEIYTGVLYDALGLAALPEPARALAERTLLVFSGLWGAVRVTDRIPSYRCSMGVKLPGLGALGAYWRTPMAEVMPEAAGEGLVLDLRSSAYASAWKPKGETAGRTATVRVLHAQIVDGVEKRSVVSHFNKATKGRLVRDLLVAGVEPAGPAELVAALRDLGYAVEAEAPARAGRAWSLDVVVTQIH from the coding sequence GTGCTCGTGCTGCTGCCGCCCTCCGAGGGAAAGGCCGCCGGCGGCTCCGGCGCACCGCTCGACGCCGCGTCGCTGTTGCTGCCCGGGCTGGCCGGGGCGCGGGCGGCCGTGCTGGAGGAGCTGGTCGAGCTGTGCGCGGGCGACGAGCTCAAGGCGCGCGAGGTGCTGGGGCTCAGCGTGGGGCTGCGGGGCGAGGTCGCCAAGAACGCCGGGCTGCGGTCGGCGGCGGCGCTGCCGGCGGGAGAGATCTACACGGGGGTCCTTTACGACGCCCTCGGCCTGGCGGCGCTGCCGGAGCCCGCGCGGGCCCTGGCCGAGCGGACCCTGCTGGTGTTCTCCGGGCTGTGGGGCGCGGTGCGGGTGACCGACCGGATCCCGTCGTACCGGTGCTCGATGGGTGTGAAGCTGCCGGGGCTGGGCGCGCTGGGCGCGTACTGGCGCACGCCGATGGCGGAGGTGATGCCGGAGGCGGCGGGGGAAGGGCTGGTGCTGGACCTGCGGTCGTCGGCGTACGCGTCGGCGTGGAAGCCGAAGGGGGAGACGGCGGGGCGCACGGCCACGGTGCGGGTGCTGCACGCGCAGATCGTGGACGGGGTGGAGAAGCGGTCGGTGGTGAGCCACTTCAACAAGGCGACGAAGGGGCGGCTGGTGCGGGACCTGCTGGTCGCGGGGGTCGAGCCGGCGGGACCGGCGGAGCTGGTGGCCGCGCTGCGGGACCTGGGGTACGCGGTGGAGGCGGAGGCTCCGGCGCGGGCGGGGCGGGCCTGGTCCCTGGACGTGGTGGTCACCCAGATCCACTGA
- a CDS encoding ArsR/SmtB family transcription factor, with product MLLRIHFTGADLARTSVASRPDPLWETVLSLRMLQRRTGNPAADAWGRAVRARRPDSLRTLLPLVRPLGYFPDFLTPSDGSADIEHGLDALTATPARHLRGDLAVLAAGGALPTWTQDLGAGRPDALRGLAGALRGYHAAAVAPLEQTMRTTVRAEYAAQAKTAAESGIEGVLSGLGPGMRWRPPVLEVQYPVDQELHLGGRGLLLVPTLFRARTPVSLLDPELPPVLTYPARRTVAPDGSAGRKLVPLIGRTRSEILHHTSEGSRSTSELARLVGMSQASVSHHTAVLRAAGLISSARHRNSVLHTATSLGSLLLRG from the coding sequence ATGCTGTTGAGGATTCACTTCACCGGAGCCGATCTGGCCCGCACGAGCGTGGCCAGCCGGCCGGATCCCCTGTGGGAGACGGTGCTGAGCCTGCGCATGCTCCAGCGCCGCACCGGCAACCCGGCGGCCGACGCCTGGGGCCGCGCGGTCCGGGCCCGCCGGCCCGACAGCCTGCGCACCCTCCTCCCGCTGGTGCGCCCGCTCGGCTACTTCCCCGACTTCCTCACCCCCTCCGACGGCTCCGCGGACATCGAGCACGGCCTCGACGCCCTCACCGCCACGCCCGCCCGCCACCTGCGCGGCGACCTGGCGGTCCTCGCGGCCGGCGGGGCCCTCCCCACCTGGACGCAGGACCTCGGCGCAGGCCGCCCCGACGCGTTGCGGGGACTGGCCGGAGCCCTGCGCGGCTATCACGCGGCGGCGGTGGCACCCCTGGAACAGACGATGCGGACCACGGTCCGGGCGGAGTACGCGGCGCAGGCGAAGACGGCCGCCGAGTCCGGGATCGAGGGGGTCCTGTCGGGACTGGGGCCCGGCATGCGCTGGAGACCCCCGGTGCTCGAAGTCCAGTACCCCGTCGACCAGGAGCTGCACCTGGGCGGGCGGGGCCTGCTCCTCGTCCCCACCCTGTTCCGCGCCCGTACCCCGGTGTCGCTCCTCGACCCGGAACTCCCGCCGGTCCTCACCTACCCGGCCCGGCGCACCGTGGCCCCGGACGGCTCCGCCGGGCGCAAGCTCGTGCCGCTGATCGGGCGCACCCGTTCGGAGATCCTGCACCACACCTCGGAGGGCTCCCGCAGCACCTCCGAACTCGCCCGGCTGGTCGGGATGTCCCAGGCCTCGGTCAGCCACCACACCGCAGTGCTGCGCGCGGCGGGCCTGATCAGCTCGGCCCGCCACCGCAACTCCGTCCTGCACACGGCGACCTCGCTGGGCTCCCTTCTACTGCGCGGCTGA
- a CDS encoding RNB domain-containing ribonuclease: MPRRHMHMAGADGAALGAALRELRTRLGVPDAFPAEVLAEAERAAAAPRLPAEDATDLPLFTIDPPASVDLDQAMHLAKRSGGGYRVHYAIADVAAFVTPGGALDTEAHRRVTTLYFPDGRVPLHPQVLSEGAASLLPGQTRPALLWRLDLDADGRVETTDVRRALVRSRAKLDYDGVQKAIDTGTAEPALALLKDVGTLREALETARGGISLNVPEQEVVLAPDGSYHLAYRAPLPADGWNAQISLMTGMAAADLMLAAGTGILRTLPAAPDGAVGRLRRAAQALRIDWPHHVPYARLVRSLDPRIPAHAAFLQECTALLRGAGYTVFTGGERPEHAVHAAVAAPYTHSTAPLRRLVDRYAGELCVAAVAGAAPPDWAVAALAALPHEMQEGTRLANSVERECVDLVEAALLKDRVGETFEATVIDVEERDPQAGTVHLEDPAVVGRVRSEAGPLPLGDRIRVRLTQADPGTAKILFAPAAAAAGR, translated from the coding sequence ATGCCACGCCGTCACATGCACATGGCCGGTGCGGACGGTGCCGCCCTGGGCGCCGCGCTGCGTGAGCTGCGGACGCGTCTGGGCGTGCCCGACGCCTTCCCGGCGGAGGTGCTCGCCGAGGCCGAGCGGGCCGCGGCCGCTCCCCGGCTGCCCGCCGAGGACGCCACCGACCTGCCCCTCTTCACCATCGACCCGCCGGCCTCCGTGGACCTCGACCAGGCGATGCACCTGGCGAAACGGTCCGGCGGGGGCTACCGCGTCCACTACGCGATCGCCGACGTCGCCGCCTTCGTCACCCCCGGCGGCGCCCTCGACACCGAGGCCCACCGCCGGGTCACCACCCTCTACTTCCCCGACGGCCGGGTCCCCCTGCACCCGCAGGTGCTCTCCGAGGGCGCGGCCAGCCTGCTGCCCGGCCAGACCCGCCCGGCCCTGCTGTGGCGGCTCGACCTGGACGCCGACGGGCGCGTGGAGACCACCGACGTCCGCCGCGCCCTGGTCCGCAGCCGGGCCAAACTCGACTACGACGGCGTGCAGAAGGCCATCGACACCGGCACCGCCGAACCCGCCCTGGCCCTGCTGAAGGACGTCGGGACCCTGCGCGAGGCCCTGGAGACGGCGCGCGGCGGGATCTCCCTGAACGTCCCCGAACAGGAGGTCGTCCTCGCACCGGACGGCTCGTACCACCTGGCCTACCGGGCGCCGCTGCCCGCCGACGGCTGGAACGCCCAGATCTCCCTGATGACCGGCATGGCCGCCGCCGACCTCATGCTGGCCGCCGGGACCGGGATCCTGCGCACCCTCCCGGCCGCCCCCGACGGTGCGGTGGGCCGGCTGCGGCGGGCCGCGCAGGCCCTGCGGATCGACTGGCCGCACCACGTGCCGTACGCCCGGCTGGTGCGCTCCCTCGACCCGCGGATCCCCGCGCACGCCGCGTTCCTCCAGGAGTGCACGGCGCTGCTGCGCGGCGCCGGGTACACGGTGTTCACCGGCGGCGAGCGGCCCGAGCACGCCGTGCACGCGGCGGTCGCGGCGCCGTACACGCACAGCACCGCCCCGCTGCGGCGGCTCGTCGACCGCTACGCCGGGGAGCTGTGCGTGGCGGCGGTCGCGGGGGCTGCGCCGCCCGACTGGGCGGTGGCGGCGCTGGCGGCGCTGCCGCACGAGATGCAGGAGGGGACCAGGCTGGCCAACTCCGTGGAGCGGGAGTGCGTGGACCTGGTCGAGGCGGCCCTGCTGAAAGACCGGGTCGGGGAGACCTTCGAGGCGACGGTCATCGACGTCGAGGAGCGGGACCCGCAGGCCGGGACGGTCCACCTGGAGGACCCGGCGGTGGTCGGCCGGGTCAGGTCCGAGGCGGGTCCCCTGCCGCTGGGCGACCGCATCCGGGTCCGCCTGACGCAGGCCGACCCGGGCACCGCGAAGATCCTCTTCGCGCCCGCGGCTGCCGCCGCAGGGCGGTGA
- a CDS encoding MerR family transcriptional regulator — translation MRIGEIATLVGVTTRAIRHYHQVGLLPEPERRPNGYRAYTVRDAVRLARVRRLTELGLSLDEVRDVLADDAGRELADVLEELDADLARQEAELAERRRRLAVLLAAGPGEGEPVSPALAALLAKAPRTHSPAAAKDREHLALLDATGAAGEELYAVLGPLAADPAVLALYERLDQLADAPADDPRIGPLAEAMVAAVPDAAFAAIPAGGPVVPGFGEALLAEYAPAQAEVVRRVMAAFAGRGPA, via the coding sequence ATGCGGATCGGAGAGATCGCCACGCTCGTCGGGGTCACCACCCGGGCGATCCGGCACTACCACCAGGTCGGGCTGCTCCCGGAGCCGGAGCGGCGTCCCAACGGGTACCGGGCCTACACCGTGCGCGACGCCGTGCGCCTGGCACGGGTGCGCCGGCTCACCGAGCTCGGGCTGAGCCTGGACGAGGTGCGCGACGTCCTCGCCGACGACGCGGGGCGCGAGCTGGCCGACGTACTGGAGGAGCTCGACGCCGACCTCGCCCGGCAGGAGGCCGAGCTGGCCGAGCGGCGCAGGCGCCTCGCGGTCCTGCTCGCCGCCGGGCCGGGGGAGGGCGAACCCGTCTCGCCCGCGCTCGCCGCGCTGCTGGCGAAGGCGCCGCGCACGCACTCCCCGGCCGCCGCGAAGGACCGCGAGCACCTGGCCCTGCTCGACGCCACCGGCGCCGCCGGGGAGGAGCTGTACGCCGTCCTCGGGCCGCTCGCCGCCGACCCGGCCGTGCTCGCGCTGTACGAGCGGCTCGACCAGCTGGCCGACGCCCCCGCCGACGACCCCCGGATCGGCCCGCTCGCGGAGGCGATGGTGGCCGCCGTACCGGATGCGGCCTTCGCCGCGATTCCGGCGGGCGGGCCCGTCGTCCCCGGCTTCGGGGAGGCGCTGCTCGCCGAGTACGCCCCCGCCCAGGCGGAGGTCGTCCGCCGGGTGATGGCGGCCTTCGCGGGAAGGGGGCCGGCGTGA